The segment gtacaacaatatcacactaatataacaaattacaaaataacaataaatgcACCACTACATGTAAGAAAGTATTTTCAAGCCGTTTTGTTGGTCAGTGTCCTaatacataacatttatttttataaaaaaaaaaattaaaaaaaaagcaacAACAACATTGTTTCAAAGTGAATCATGGTTTATAAATAGCAACTTGTTAGAAAGAGAACATGGACTTTGCATTATACATACCGGCAGTACTTTTGACCCAGGAAATGTTAGTACAAGTGTCTCAAAAGAAAATGCTAAGTATTTTACTCCTTCAACTTTATGAATACCATGAGGAAATTTCTCTTAACTAAACCCTTATTGTGCCCTACATAAAATGAAAGACCATCATTTGAGTgaagttgaatctgcactacaaaAGGATGCTGGCAGACTATGGCCTTACTTTTATGTAAAACTCCCTCTGTGGCATCATCAGGGTAAAATGGCCGACATTTGAACATATTTGCAACTACACAAGGATGTATGCATAATATAGCCTAAGGACTTACAACACATGTCTGGTAACTACTCACAAACAATGGGGGTcttttgaatgattttattgATACATTTCTTTGTGCATATTTACCCCACCCTTGTGGTCTCTGCAACAGGATGCTTGCATAGTAATCCAATGAAGTAAAACATTGTTACTGAGGTAAaaatctgatatatatataatactctGACCTACAAGGATTGTAGTTGGCCTTGGCTCCATTGTCTGAACAAATCTGAGGCTACACACATCAAgagtattttaattttaaacattACTTTCAATGTATAGACCTAATTCTTATGAGATGAAACCTTGGAGACTGATACCCCCCCCCCgagccatggtttgaacaaacttgatataatatatattagcATATCATAGCCCTTTTGctcttcaaaatgttttcctGTGTATGACTTTGGACCTCCTCCTATTTTTCCTTAATATTTGGGGATGGCCttgcatttcaaaagtaaatGACTCCCTGTCACTCATATACAAAATTTGGTCTAGTAGTCCTGGGGTATACCGTTAAACTTTGATTGAAAAAAGGCCTTTGAGCCGTTTGGTCCAGACTATAACCAATATCAGAGTAATTGACAAACATTATATGCATCACCGGTTCATACTTCTATTTTACACAGAAATATTACTATTCATAAATTTGTTATATgaatacaatatatttatctgataatcaatttaaaataaaattacaaagATGTAAATACATTCAACTGATGAGATTTAAGTTAATAGTTTTACTTCGATTActataacaatttcattttcCCAAATCAAATCTACAATTGTGTCTTAAAAGCAGCAACAGTAACATACATAAATAAACTTCAGTACTAAACCTAGGTGTTTTCCTCTGACAACATCACAAATGTCTTGGTTTATAATCTGAAGATACAACATGTACCATCAGGGAGTTACTTTTTGACAACTTTTTTGGCCTTTATAATTCTACGACCAGCAGGGTAGGACACACTTCTACCAGGTGAGAAATCTCGTGCAGTTATCCTTGGCAAGTTAGCGTCAGCAAAGTTATCTGAATTATTGTTAGAATTGTTGGCCCCCTCCAACCCATTGGAGGAGCTAGCATTGATACCATTCTCCGTCTCCATGGAAGGAACTCTATCGACTTCTGTGACAATGGGGAAAGAAGCAGCACCGGCCTCACTCGTAAGACTAACAGAGGAAGAAGTGGTGGGAGGAACACTGTTTATGTTGGCAAGTAAGGAGTTGGTGATAGGGGTGGTTATTGGAAGGGTAGCTGAGGTGGGGGTACTGACCTCTCCCCCTCCCACTGTCTGGTGGCCTCCCTCCGAGTTTCTTCGTAAAGAGATTGCAATGGTGTTTCCATTGGGTGGCAGTGATAATCGTGGGTGAACACTAGAGGTGTTGGATAAAATCTCAATATCAGATCTGGTTGGCAGTGTGACACTCATGTTGGCCCGCTGCTGGCCCTGAGGTTTGCCTGATTGTCCATGGAAGAACAGCGACGTTGTAGTTCTAACATCCTTAATCTCTGCTGGCCGGTTAGGATCTTGGGGAAGAGGGTGTTTATGAATGGACAATGCGTTTCGATGCATCACCGCCCCGTCTGTTGGGGGGGTGGATAGTGGTTCAGTCTTTATGTCCAGTGTATTGCTGGAAGAACTTCTAAGATAGGCCGACGGATCGTCCCTAACAGGCTGCTTCATCATCTCAAGGTTAGGTGCTGGCTTTCTGCTGTCACTAAAGCTTAGACCTTTTAAACCTGAGGCAATGCTAGTCTCCTTGGAAACCACACCTGCAGAGTCTGAAGTCAGTGGTTCAGTTCCTGTGAAATAGTATTTGTATGCACATTATAATTACATTCAGCATCAGAGATATAGCAACAGTAGCTAGAACACCAGGAAGCAGGAACACCCCCGTGCAGATTAACAATCAGCCTCATGAATTTTATCTCAGTGTATGTCACTTGTTCCCTCCCTTGCTCATCCAACCCCACAAACACATGAACAAAATATTCATACCCTGAGGTTTGAATCCCTGACCCTGGGGACAAAAGTTTCTAAATTCTAGTAAAGACGTTTTTACTTTCTACAATCATGCACTGAAAAAGATGTGCTGCATACAGGCATTCAGCATATAAGCCATATAATCCTACCCTGGGGCTGAACCTCCTCTGACACTCATggagtcatgaatttcacaaatttggTAATGGCCTCCTTACTTATTATGATTTTGCACTTATTTTATCTGTTAGATGAATATTTTACAGATGTACTGCATTACCACTTTATAATCCATGTAGCCCAATCCTACGGTCTTGAACTCTGATCccaaattttggtagagacagCCTTACACAATTTAGCAAAGTACATTCATTATGTGCTATATACAAATTTCCACAggtaatttttaaatattgcatTATATTTAGATGTTTGGGCtcaaatcataaatttcaacatttttgttCCCCGACCCTAAAAGATGCTCCGCACTATCATGAAAGTTGGTGACGTAGTTTGTGAAAAGAAGTTGAAAAAGTTCATGACACCTTATGAACAAACAAAATGTAACAAATCACTCGAGTCATTCAGGTGACCCAAGGAGACTTTATGAATATCTGATTAAAAGTGATTTAATAAACCAATAAAGTACATTTTGTTCCcattttagaattttcaaaaagggtTAAAATTGGGCAATGGgtattttgaacaaaaataagTTACTTTATCTACTTCTTCTGCCTCAAAATTTGACCAATACCGACAACAATGGGcatcatttttgcagttactgcccTTAAAGCGGACATAGGGTGCGTGCTTATCAATAGACTCCTAAGCTTCAGATAAAATAGTAGTAACAAATAGGGTATTTTAAAGCTTACAATACATTTTGTTAAATTGAAggaatggagggggggggggggggggggggggtatagacCTATATCCAGTATTTGATGCTTAATTCTTCCAAACTATGATACAATTAATACCAAAACTTTCATGAGTaatctgtaaaaataaaaataaataacagacACCTGGGAACAAAAGCATGATGAAACCATGATAATATAATCAGGTGTGTAACATTGTTTTCAAAACAGGGGAGGCAAGGTGAAGTTGACTTTACAATTATCTGTATAACAAAATCCAAAAGCTCCAAATCCTAAATCGTAGGGGAGGAAAGGGGGAAGGGCAAGAGGTTGGTCCTGAAATGTAACTCATTAGTTCCTTAAAATTTGAAAGAGTTCAAATAGTGTGCAAATAGTTCACTCCTTAAATTTTATAATTCCACTAtgattcaatacatttttttgtactactacatgtatataaacaagaggtccatgggccacatcgcacACCTGACACACAGCCCATAGTTCAAGATTTTCcttacatatttgcatgtaaaactttgatccttattgtgaccccaacctacccccgtgggccataatttttacaaacttgaatctgcagaatgtcagaaagctttcatgtaaatgtaaacttttctgtcccagtagttcttgagaagatttttaaagattgtccctagatatattcgtatgtaaaactttgatcccctatagtggcccTACCCTATCCCTGGGtaccatggttttaacaaactttattctgcactgtgtcaggaaacTTAAtgcaaatgtaaaaaaaaaaaaaaaaaaaaaaaaaaaaatgcactgTGAAAAATGTACATcccatgtattttctttttcattatcattattttttttttatcaaactgcACCTGAGTGTTTGAGGTGGATTTGTGGGATTGCATTCTCCACTTCTTTTTTCTGAAGTTCCCAGGTTGGCATATTTACAATAGGTGTGTCACTGGAGGAGAACCAGGCCAGGTCGAAGCAAAGCAGACTGTTTAGCTGTCGTTCAGACTCCTGTAACAACTGTTAAATAGAAACACACACATCACAGTCTAACATAACATCACAGTCTAACATCACAATCTAACATcatctatatcttgatcaagtaaatggagtaatccgtagtcaaaatcagtgtgccaagaacaacctaacaatcagtataaaatgtcagacagcatttgacccaatgataggttgcattggcaaactattGTTAAAACAactatagaatttgtgaaatgctgacctCATGTTTATAGTGTTAGAGACTTTACCTTCCTACTAGCTCTTGCCAGTAGACCCTTTCACAGGAAGAGTATCGTACTGTTAGGCTAGAAGTCCTGGGTTTGATTACCAGCTAGACAAATATTGCCACTGTTACAACTCATTTTTCTATCATGAATTTTTAATGTgttttgaatgaattttaaCCCTCTATCTGATTTCATttcaaagtttgtaaacataaaagcAATAACGCAACCTCCAACTATTCATAGGGTTTCTGTGAGTTAAGCATTTGCGACCAGAGTTCTATTCTATATGAATATGCAGTCATCCATTCAGACACATAGGTTTCCTCGGGTACTTTGATTTCTCTCACATCAATGAATATCCAAGTCAACAAGAGACATGagtaacaagcattctgagagtattgcatagcaatacatagtcccctaacagaggcaaaaattattggactGCAACAGTATTCCAAGTTCATTATGAGACtaaggttatggtaaaagggaagattgggaaatcaggataggaatggttggattgaattgaatatttcactcatatagagatgtcaccactgccagtgaagggctgcaaaatttaggcctatgcttggcgcttatggctattgagcagggagggatctttatcgtgccacacctgctgtgacacgggacctcggtttttgcggtctcagccgaaggaccaccccatttagtcgcctcttacaacaagcaagggggtactgaggacctattctaacccggatccccatggggaTGGAATGGTCTTTGTACatggaatggttggaaatcaactactgttcatgtacaaagactagaccataaaaaattcaaaactgatctgtaacttgttatggcaatcatcatgatgtactgaatatcaaatgaatatctgtaagcacaacaacaaaaaagtctggaaaactgataattcatgctatttttttaAAGTCCAAGGATCATAACTTAGttaaaaatcaacggaccgagacgaaattcgaaattgatctgtaacttgttatggcaaagcaatatatcacatatcaaatgaatatctgcaagcacatccAAAAAAAGACCAGAAAACTGATTTACAGGATTGACAGAGAGACATACAGACGGAACGCAAaactaaagtccccttcgacttagTCGGTAGGGCACTAAAAACTGCAGAACTTGTTGTTAAAGAATCAATAAATGATACTAAAAATAAGGAAAGTTTAAACTTAAACTATTCTTTAAAGTTGCTAATACACAATTATAAGTATATATGAGTAGACCTTGATTCGTAGACTCGGGTCATGTGTGGTCTTGACCAGGCTTAGTTTTCTTTGATGGTCATCTATACTGGTGTTTATAGATTTATGCTTCCTCAGTTGATCCATAATTGGTCTTTTGATGGCTTCAATATCATTATGTAAGCGTCTCTTCATCTCCTCCTGTCGACTTTTCAGCTGTGACCGCAGCGCCTCAAACTCCTCTTCAATACTTCTTTGCACATGCTTTTCATTttcctatacatgtaaatcaataCCAATGTATATTCAAccaattttgaaatatgttaaaATACTTGCAGTAATGTACTAGTTATACATATCTATGTAAAGTGTTCATATTGAACACAGTTTTGCGATATTATGATGCATTTCATGATACAACACTGGTATATTAAGTAGCAACTTTCATTATATGTTATGTTAAATACACTCGATATGAACAATACAACCATCAACTGATTCAAACAACCAATGACATTTCATAACATATCAATGTGCTAAAATGTCATTGGTGGATTGAATCAGCTAATGATTGGGTTATGCATAATAAGTGTCTGTGACGTATACTGGGAATTGTTGCTTGATTTACTAACATATTGAAACATAAATTTATCTCCCTCATCACCTGACAAATACTTCTGGTTTTTAATCAAGTCATGACTACTTACATCAATCCCACCAAGAATTTCACCCAAAATTTGAATTCTGTCACTTAACATCACACTTTTCTTCCTAATTTCTGAAAGAGTTGCGAGGATGGATGTCTGAAAAGAATAAAAGATCTACAGACATGtacatgaaaattaaaaatatgcaatgTTTATCAATGATTGTCAAATTTCAATCTTGTATAAAATCTGCATATATCTTTTTTTACAGGTTATTGCTTAATCAAAATCTTTAGTTTTATATTATCTTACTGTTTGGTAATCAAGTTAGTTTGGTGGAAAGAAATGACATCAGCAATCACAAAGAAGCTCCTGCTTGACAGTTGTTCACAATTGTTTTACTGTGTTGATAACCTTCATATTCTTACAGCTTTAAGTCACATAAGAATCTAGTTTTATGTTGGAGCAAAACTCTAGATAATTAATAAATCACACTCAGGGTCCATAATATTTACTCAAAACTTAAGTTGCCCTGAACTTGCGCACCAATTAAAGTACTTGAATTAGCAAGTGGTTATATGTAATATCTCAGGTTTCCTCTGT is part of the Ostrea edulis chromosome 2, xbOstEdul1.1, whole genome shotgun sequence genome and harbors:
- the LOC125681329 gene encoding nuclear factor 7, ovary-like: MDKELMCAICLEFFDEPLMLPCSHNFCRKCLQGIISAREQYTSYRPQRYVDCPLCQRKIPLERTGVDQFPVNRVLDNVVSVYKAEAEVSFNDASWSKDVSDSAGQCRLHKEHLNFYCLSCNQAVCKECKCISQRDTGASHRFSPIKEQLHRSQTSILATLSEIRKKSVMLSDRIQILGEILGGIDENEKHVQRSIEEEFEALRSQLKSRQEEMKRRLHNDIEAIKRPIMDQLRKHKSINTSIDDHQRKLSLVKTTHDPSLRIKLLQESERQLNSLLCFDLAWFSSSDTPIVNMPTWELQKKEVENAIPQIHLKHSGTEPLTSDSAGVVSKETSIASGLKGLSFSDSRKPAPNLEMMKQPVRDDPSAYLRSSSSNTLDIKTEPLSTPPTDGAVMHRNALSIHKHPLPQDPNRPAEIKDVRTTTSLFFHGQSGKPQGQQRANMSVTLPTRSDIEILSNTSSVHPRLSLPPNGNTIAISLRRNSEGGHQTVGGGEVSTPTSATLPITTPITNSLLANINSVPPTTSSSVSLTSEAGAASFPIVTEVDRVPSMETENGINASSSNGLEGANNSNNNSDNFADANLPRITARDFSPGRSVSYPAGRRIIKAKKVVKK